One Algibacter sp. L3A6 genomic region harbors:
- a CDS encoding gliding motility-associated C-terminal domain-containing protein, whose product MKRLSVFAFFVLSFTNMVSAQIVISKPNLGFSQACAGPTFNTYYATFSFSPEGNLEASNQFIIELSDENGDFTNSTDIYISDVGSVIKTPATLEFSIPTTTTGENFKIKIRSTAPVATSSASNGFPAYYKIQDTPFSINNLIDTGSYCSGGSYLLTIDNPGSLLNDSPLQYPSLNFNWYLETGPTTSVFIASGSTLAVDTAGVYFVETDYGTCTSNSFSNRVTVSEIVSSTATFDINSSVDIPYCATEGPTTLTSINGNAYQWYLNGTEIEGATSQMYTTNTEGMYSVSVDLGSCSSSASIEIINTDFTASIDVPEFNSIEAEENLVVTASTTAVDPEFKWYLNETLIASANSDSYEATQSGNYKVEVIQTSGCVSTKTFLFEVEKALDLFPDVALIPNIVSPNNDGENDTWVIPKDYVSGTNAEVVIFSTQGKVVFKSDDYQNNWPVDQLDFTNISPVYYYIITTSTGEKQKGSITIIK is encoded by the coding sequence ATGAAAAGATTAAGTGTTTTTGCTTTTTTTGTTTTGAGTTTTACCAATATGGTAAGTGCTCAAATTGTTATAAGTAAGCCAAATCTTGGTTTTTCTCAAGCTTGTGCAGGCCCTACTTTCAATACTTATTATGCTACGTTTTCTTTTTCTCCAGAAGGAAATTTAGAAGCTTCTAATCAATTTATTATAGAACTTTCTGATGAAAACGGTGATTTTACTAATTCCACAGATATTTATATTTCTGATGTAGGTAGTGTAATCAAAACTCCAGCAACACTAGAGTTTTCTATCCCAACAACAACAACAGGCGAAAATTTTAAAATAAAAATCAGGAGTACAGCTCCTGTAGCTACAAGTTCGGCATCAAACGGTTTTCCTGCGTATTATAAAATTCAAGACACTCCATTTTCTATAAATAATTTAATTGATACGGGATCTTATTGTTCTGGTGGAAGTTATTTACTAACTATAGATAATCCGGGTAGTTTATTGAACGATTCACCTTTACAATATCCATCACTTAATTTTAATTGGTATCTAGAAACTGGCCCAACAACATCTGTTTTTATTGCTTCGGGAAGTACTTTAGCTGTAGATACAGCAGGTGTTTATTTTGTAGAAACTGATTATGGTACTTGTACCTCAAATTCATTTTCAAATAGAGTAACCGTTAGCGAAATAGTCTCTAGCACTGCAACATTTGATATAAACTCGAGTGTAGATATTCCTTATTGTGCTACCGAAGGTCCAACCACCTTAACTTCTATAAATGGTAATGCATACCAATGGTATTTAAATGGTACAGAAATCGAAGGAGCAACAAGCCAAATGTATACAACCAATACAGAAGGCATGTATTCTGTGAGTGTAGATCTTGGAAGTTGTTCTAGTAGTGCATCAATAGAAATTATAAACACAGATTTTACAGCAAGTATAGACGTGCCAGAATTTAATAGTATTGAAGCGGAAGAAAATTTAGTAGTTACCGCAAGTACAACAGCAGTAGATCCAGAATTTAAATGGTATTTAAATGAAACCTTAATAGCTAGTGCAAATAGTGATAGTTACGAAGCAACACAATCTGGTAATTATAAGGTTGAGGTTATTCAAACTTCGGGCTGTGTTTCAACAAAAACATTTTTATTTGAAGTAGAAAAGGCTTTAGATTTATTTCCTGATGTAGCATTAATTCCGAATATTGTTAGTCCTAATAATGATGGCGAAAATGATACTTGGGTTATACCAAAAGATTATGTGAGCGGCACAAATGCCGAAGTAGTAATATTTAGCACACAAGGTAAAGTTGTTTTCAAGAGTGATGATTATCAAAATAATTGGCCAGTAGATCAATTAGACTTTACAAATATCAGTCCTGTGTATTATTACATCATTACAACGTCTACTGGCGAAAAGCAAAAGGGCTCAATAACGATCATAAAATAG
- a CDS encoding PorP/SprF family type IX secretion system membrane protein, whose product MKKSILHIVLFFSLITQLHSQENGVVAFTLPVRNSLKFNKYALNPTFSFVREQNKYISITNKKQWAQFENAPENYLVSYSGRFSENTGVGIGLFQQSNGVYTNFGGILNFAYNAVFDRDSNLTFGTNIAFYQSGIDQSKIVSNFPDSALNNTEKSSVVTINPGINYGTMFFDFGVAVNNLVSYNLNTSEIIEENPEQSIQGHIMYTGFLQGSGFFDSSKFSGLVRSEFKKDQTVISGVMMLTVPKGIWGQAGYNTLYGASAGIGLNISKQIAVEYNYEQSMGELSEFGNSHEITLAYKFNKKYRYNYSDDEEEGSIFSSSNKKRKSVNKRKASAATSESDKEKFRANRVASEKVKAERKAQFEADAKAKEEAKQLAEAPKEIEEVADTVEVQAEVEEVTEEVEVDTKAEELAKAQQEADAKAKAEELAKAQQAADAKAKAEELAKAQQAADAKARLEELAKAQQAADAKARLEELAKAQQAADAKARLEELAKAQQAADAKAKAEELAKAQQEADAKAKAEELAKAQQEADAKAKADELAKAQQEADAKAKAEELAKAQQEADAKAKAEELAKAQQEADAKAKADELAKAQQAADAKAKADEVAKNQTENTSRAEEIVEAIGNAPMDAATQSMIDLTKLTDESKIIQEDLLRRLNEKMASKQKDLDELKQENDLRDQGIVSAPKPFKSVSAENAALAALKVDVDNVINNRDEKIKAIEKLYNERRKKVKSKQDPVNVIYLDAIELLYKEQEEAKRAQERLVSSLESIKIATDIERKRRIKKANYENEDDRYNKDRSALKYIKQSTAISAEPLSESDFDFGDIQSNIQIVKNVANAESGYYMVIAVHADEAQRDAFLTKAVAAGQSNIDFFYDITSSKYFIYYQKFDYIETASRALKNKNGAPYNSKMSMVKIEN is encoded by the coding sequence GTGAAAAAGAGTATACTACATATCGTCCTGTTTTTTAGTTTAATTACACAGCTCCATTCTCAAGAGAATGGTGTTGTTGCGTTTACGCTGCCTGTTAGAAACTCATTGAAGTTTAACAAATATGCATTAAACCCAACCTTTAGTTTTGTAAGAGAACAAAATAAATACATCAGTATTACTAATAAAAAACAATGGGCTCAGTTCGAAAATGCACCAGAAAATTATCTAGTAAGTTATTCTGGACGATTTAGCGAAAATACCGGAGTTGGTATTGGTTTATTTCAACAGAGTAACGGTGTGTATACTAATTTTGGAGGTATTTTAAACTTTGCTTACAATGCGGTTTTCGATAGAGATAGCAATTTAACCTTTGGTACCAACATTGCATTTTATCAAAGTGGTATAGACCAAAGTAAAATAGTTTCAAATTTTCCAGATTCAGCATTAAATAATACCGAAAAAAGTTCAGTAGTTACCATAAACCCAGGAATAAACTACGGTACCATGTTTTTCGATTTTGGTGTAGCTGTAAATAATTTGGTGTCATATAACTTAAATACTTCCGAAATCATTGAAGAAAATCCAGAGCAAAGCATACAAGGTCATATTATGTATACAGGCTTTTTGCAAGGTAGTGGCTTTTTCGATAGCAGTAAATTTTCAGGTTTAGTAAGATCGGAATTTAAAAAAGATCAAACTGTAATTTCAGGAGTTATGATGCTTACTGTTCCAAAAGGTATTTGGGGGCAAGCGGGTTATAATACACTTTATGGGGCTTCAGCAGGTATAGGTTTAAATATTAGTAAGCAAATAGCTGTAGAGTATAATTATGAGCAATCTATGGGGGAATTATCTGAGTTTGGAAATTCTCACGAAATTACTTTGGCTTATAAATTCAATAAAAAATATAGATATAATTATAGTGATGATGAGGAAGAAGGCTCAATTTTTTCTTCATCTAATAAAAAAAGAAAGTCTGTTAATAAAAGAAAAGCAAGTGCAGCAACTTCGGAAAGTGATAAAGAAAAATTTAGAGCTAATAGAGTTGCCAGTGAAAAAGTGAAAGCTGAAAGAAAAGCTCAGTTTGAAGCAGATGCTAAAGCAAAAGAGGAAGCAAAACAGTTAGCTGAAGCTCCAAAGGAAATAGAAGAAGTAGCTGATACAGTAGAGGTGCAAGCCGAAGTTGAAGAGGTTACTGAAGAAGTAGAAGTTGATACAAAAGCAGAAGAGTTAGCAAAAGCGCAACAAGAAGCAGACGCAAAAGCAAAAGCAGAAGAATTAGCAAAAGCACAACAAGCAGCCGATGCGAAAGCTAAAGCAGAAGAATTAGCAAAAGCACAACAAGCAGCCGATGCGAAAGCTAGATTAGAAGAATTAGCAAAAGCACAACAAGCAGCCGATGCGAAAGCTAGATTAGAAGAATTAGCAAAAGCACAACAAGCAGCCGATGCGAAAGCTAGATTAGAAGAATTAGCAAAAGCACAACAAGCAGCCGATGCGAAAGCAAAAGCAGAAGAGTTAGCAAAAGCACAACAAGAAGCTGATGCAAAAGCAAAAGCAGAAGAGTTAGCAAAAGCGCAACAAGAAGCCGATGCAAAAGCAAAAGCAGATGAGTTAGCTAAAGCGCAACAAGAAGCTGATGCAAAAGCAAAAGCAGAAGAGTTAGCAAAAGCGCAACAAGAAGCTGACGCAAAAGCAAAAGCCGAAGAGTTAGCAAAAGCACAACAAGAAGCTGATGCAAAAGCAAAAGCAGATGAGTTAGCTAAAGCGCAACAAGCAGCCGATGCAAAAGCTAAAGCAGATGAAGTAGCTAAAAATCAAACAGAAAATACATCGAGAGCTGAAGAAATTGTTGAAGCTATAGGGAATGCCCCAATGGATGCCGCTACGCAATCAATGATTGATTTAACAAAATTGACTGATGAGTCTAAAATTATTCAAGAAGATTTACTACGCCGATTAAATGAAAAAATGGCTAGTAAACAAAAAGATTTAGATGAATTAAAACAAGAAAATGATTTAAGAGATCAAGGTATTGTAAGTGCGCCTAAACCATTTAAAAGTGTAAGTGCAGAAAATGCAGCTTTAGCAGCCTTAAAGGTAGATGTTGATAATGTTATAAACAATAGAGATGAAAAAATTAAGGCTATTGAAAAATTATATAACGAAAGACGTAAAAAAGTAAAAAGTAAGCAAGATCCAGTTAATGTTATTTATTTAGATGCTATTGAGCTTTTGTATAAAGAGCAGGAAGAAGCAAAACGTGCTCAAGAGCGTTTAGTTTCATCATTAGAAAGTATCAAAATTGCTACAGATATCGAGAGAAAACGTCGTATCAAAAAAGCGAATTATGAAAACGAAGATGATAGATACAATAAAGATAGATCTGCTTTAAAATATATTAAGCAGTCTACAGCTATAAGTGCGGAACCATTATCAGAGAGTGATTTTGATTTTGGAGATATTCAAAGTAATATTCAAATTGTGAAAAATGTTGCTAATGCGGAAAGTGGTTACTATATGGTAATTGCAGTACATGCTGATGAAGCTCAAAGAGATGCTTTTTTAACCAAAGCAGTTGCAGCAGGACAATCTAATATAGATTTCTTTTATGATATTACTAGCAGTAAATATTTCATTTATTATCAAAAATTCGATTATATCGAAACGGCATCAAGAGCATTAAAGAACAAAAACGGCGCACCATATAACAGTAAAATGTCAATGGTGAAAATTGAAAATTAG